The stretch of DNA TTGCGCCCAGAGTATATATGCACACCCGCACCTCCAAGATCATGCATGGCAGCAGCGCAATCTTTATAGCAATCAGAGGATCTAGGAAGCCCAGGCAGAATCAAGATCAACTAGTACTAAACTCTTATTAAGAGCCTCTCTAGCGTCAACCATCCGGCGAGAATGGTGGTGTCGTCGGGCGAGCTGAGGGCGCTGTTCGCGTCGCTCGACAGGGACGCGGACGGCCGGATCTCGGCGGCGGAGCTTCCGGGGTGCATGCGGGCGACGCTGGGCGAAGACGTGCCGGCGGAGGAGGCCGATGCCCTGGTGGCGTCGGCGGATGCGGACGGCGACGGGCTGCTGTGCGAGGCCGAGTTCCTCGAGCTGGCGCAGCAGGCGTCCTGGGCGGGCGACGCGGGGGAGGAGGACGACGAGCTGAGGATCCGGGCGCTGAGGGAGGCGTTCGGGATGTACGAGATGGAGGGGCAGGGGTGCATCACGCCGGCCAGCCTGGGGCGGATGCTCGGTAGGCTCGGCGCTGAGCGGGGCGCCGGCGAGTGCCACGCCATGATCTGCCGGTTCGACCTGGACGGCGACGGCGTGCTGAGCTTCGACGAGTTCAAGATCATGATGAGCTAGGGACCTCGCGCCTGGAACCAATGATATATCAGTTCCATCTTGCATATAGCTTCTTCGCTCGTTCGTTCATTCATTCGATTGTTATATGGTACTAGTACAAACTACAAAGTTGTAATGGTGATGCACAGACAGTAATTGATCTATGTGAATATCTTTGGTCTCCATCGATCGTGCTCTTCGAATTGGATCGTGGGTTTCTTTGCGAATTCAGACGCCCAAACTATTTATTTACGCTAATGCTAAAAATCCGACATCTGATTTTTGGGTCGTCCCAGAGAACGAATTTTTGGCCGCTACATCCGCTAGCACAAATCTTGGCACATGTTAGGTCATGGCCAGGGAGGTCGTTCAATACCGAATCGAAGCAACTGAGTGAACCTCCCCCACCCCCGCAGCACCACCTTATCCCTTCACCGACAATTCAAGGAGCTATGCTCTGGCATCGGCGCGCGGACCACGGAGGACGTCTTGTGGCAATAGGGGCGGCTGAAGCAGTGTGAGAGTCGGATGCGGCGGCAGGAGCGGCTACCCCTGGCCAACGACACCTTCTGCTCGTTGCCGGGAGCTGCGACGGTACGGTGGTTGCCCATGGCCAATGTCGAGTGGAAGCCCCTACTCCCGGTTTTTTCTGGCGTCTTCACAGCGCCCCGGCCTTCTCCCGCACC from Triticum urartu cultivar G1812 chromosome 3, Tu2.1, whole genome shotgun sequence encodes:
- the LOC125549371 gene encoding probable calcium-binding protein CML31 — translated: MVVSSGELRALFASLDRDADGRISAAELPGCMRATLGEDVPAEEADALVASADADGDGLLCEAEFLELAQQASWAGDAGEEDDELRIRALREAFGMYEMEGQGCITPASLGRMLGRLGAERGAGECHAMICRFDLDGDGVLSFDEFKIMMS